The following is a genomic window from Saccopteryx bilineata isolate mSacBil1 chromosome 4, mSacBil1_pri_phased_curated, whole genome shotgun sequence.
GGGAGGACCTGAAGCTGACCCTGATCCTGCGGCAGCCAATGATCTTAGAAAAGGGCCAGCGTTTTACTCTGCGAGATGGCAACCGGACCATTGGCACCGGCCTCGTCACTGAGACGCCAGTCATGACTGAGGAGGACAAGAACATCAAGTGGAGTTGAGTGTGGACCTGTGCTCAGGCCCATTCATGTTCAGGGCTGTGCTGGCCAGTATTCCCTCGTGCTTCTGATGCCCCGTCCCAGGGCACAGGCTGCAGCCTAGCAGAGTTGCAGCGAGACTGACACTTCCCCTGGCCAGAAGGGGCCACGTGGCCTGCCAGGTGAGGTAGGTCAATAAACTGCTCTGTGAATAATAGTAAGCTAGCCTGGGTCTTGTGTCATTTGGAAGGAGGGGGCGTACCACTTGAAGCCAGCACCATTTGTATAGTTACTAGGTATTTAATGTCTAGCCACTCTTGTTTAAGCTGATACTGAGGACTCTATCTTACCTTTTAGAACCAGCACTTAGCACCTAAGAACTACTTTATTAACACTTACTCTGTATTTGATATGGTGTCGCCATTAATTCCAAAAAGGCTCGAGATGTTGTAGAATCAAGgtttcacttttaatatttcagatttaaagagaaaaatgctgTGTATCAAATATATAGGAAATAAAAGtgctgagatttatttattttttacagggacagagagagtcagagagaaggatagacagggacaggcagacaggaacggagatgagaagcatcaatcatcagtttttcgttgcgacaccttagttgttcattgactgctttctcatatgtgccttgaccgcgggccttcagcagactgagtaaccccttgctcgaaccagcgaccttgggtccaagctggtgagctttttgctcaagccagatgagcctgcgctcaagctggcgacctcggggtctcgaacctgggtcctcctgcatcccagtccgacgttctatccactgtgccacctggtcaggatgagtaggtttttaaaaattgaaatgactGACCAGGATGCTGACTTGAAACAAGAGAAAAGGTAACCTTCAGCAGGATTAATGGACATGCCTTTTAAACGTGGATCCTGGCAGATGAGTGTATTCCAGACGGCCTGACAAGCAGCCTGAGGGAGGCTCTCCAATGTGAGCTGTTCTGTGAAGCTCAGAACCCAGTCTGACTGCTAAGAACTTAAGGCAGGTTTGTTTTATCCTCATTGTCCAAGGAGAGGCTGAAAGGTTTCACGGGAATTCCTGACGAGGGAATAGGAATCCCTTTCAACTTTGACATTTCTGCTCTTAGGAGCAAGGGAAGGTAAAACCAATCTGCAATTCATCCTTAAAGCATCAAAAGTACTGGGTGGTAACACCTGCATTTATATCTAttagtataaggtctaccggaaaattcagtccatttttggaataaaacaaaatacaaatttttcttaccgtcaataaactttattaagtaatataattgtcattattattaatgatttcttgccagtgtgagggcaatttgtatatcccatttttgaaaaatgttttttttgtatttttctgaagttgggaacggggaggcagtcagacttccgcatgcgctcgaccaggatctacccagcatgcccaccagggggcgttgctctgccgcaaccagagccattctagcacctgaggcagaggccacagagccatcctcagcgcccaggccaactttgctccaatggagccttggctgcgggaggggaagagagagacagagaggaaggggggggggggtgaagcagatgggtgcttctcgtgtgccctggccgggaatcgaacccgggactcctgcacgtcaggctgacgttctatcagtgagcaaactggccagggccaaatgttttatcttttgatgtgaaaaattgaaccagtgcttgtttggtatcttcttcatttttgaattttttgcccttcaaaaaattttgtaaggacaaaaaccaGTGATAGTCGTAGGGTGCTAAGTCCgtggaatatggtggatgcaacagacatgcttctgtagcatttcttccttgttgaaatgcataaaaattagtggcgtaaatgaactttatcagtagccatgggtacactatcgcttcacacataagactaacgtgaaacaactttgttttagttaatttgctacatatgtatacattaagtgataaaaagaggcacacatgcgctaaataaacgtgcttacgtgtcgaaacttgtgatagaaacagacagaactttccggtaggccTTATTTTAGAGACCCATTTCTTTATCTGCAATCTTAtttagaggaagaggagagatgagaagcatcaactcatagttcgctgactgctttctcatgtgtgctttttTTGGGGCAGGGGTCTAGACCAGCCAGCCaacttgggcttgaagccagtcACCGCAGTtcttccaacctgggtcctgggtccttagcattccagggtgatgctcaccaccgcctggtcaggcttcatgtgCACTTCAAACACCCTCAGCCCAACTGAGGCTTTCCTGCCGCTGCTCACTGCTGCTCACTGCCCAGCGTCAGTCGACATCCCACAGCTCTTCAGtcccctctcactccctcccacccccaccccatgcccaCCAGGTTTCAGATCTTCAGTCTGGGAATTTTCCCAGTTATCTAACCTTCGTTCTCCCAGTCCTGGTCTCAGCTGATTTTCTCTGGCCTAGGTCAGAGCTGAAGTCCCCCTGCCTAACATCGAGCACCAGTCTCCTCCTTCAACTACAAGGTGAAATCATCTCCACAGACAAGGAAACCAAGGCCAGGTCTGAGGAACAATTCAAAATGCTGCCTTGAACAAAAACACCAGGAGCCTGAGTTTTTCTACACCCCCATGCTTGGCTCGTCCTGCCCACAGACCCTCGTTTAGCTCCAGCCCCTACCCAGCCCTCTGCCCCACTGCAGCTGCGTCTTTGTAGGTCTCCCTACAATGAAGACCTCTTGCCAGTCAGGCCTTCATTTCTAGGGACCACACGTGCTCAAGTTTTTCAGTGTCAAGAGGAACGCTTACTTCGTGAGGACCAATTTTGAGGTGAGAAGTCACTGGGAGGTTAGGTGCCCagtgtggcagagccaggacagtATCCTGAGGCTGTACTGCCTGCCACACCTGCCCCACCTCAGAGCCACAGCTTACCATATTTAAGCCCGAGAGCTACACAGCCTTGGCTGCACAGCGGTTTGCTGGAGCTTTGTCCCAATGCAGCAGGTtacaggtttgacccctggtcagggcacacacagtaatcaaccaatgaacgcatggCTGGGTAGatcagtctctctccctttctctaaaatcaatcaataaaaaataaaagttgaaagctACAATCTTACTCTATTCTCTAAAGAGGAAAACTACAGGCAGGTTAagttagtttaaaattttattttttttaaatttttttttaatatttttacgtaataaaaagtaaaagtcctTGTCCAACCATCCTGTGGGGCATCTGTCTCTCACGCAGGTCACTCAAGTTAATGGGGAATAAAGAACAGGGGGCCCAAGTCTTGAcattataaataatagaaaataaaagatcttCTGTCTCCAGCGGAGGATAAGAAGATGGGAGGGAGATAAGGCGGGGACGGGCAGGGGCAGAGCAggaacccccacccccgctggaCCCTGGCCCACCCACTCTGAAGCCTCTCCCATTCAAGGTGCTTGGCAGGAATTCCCCAGCTCccccaggggagaggggaggttgGGGGCTGGGACTGGTCCGAGCTGCTGGGGGAAGAGACTTAGATCACTCTTCCCTCCAATTCATGGAGGTCTCAGGTCGCGGCCAGGACAATCTTCAGTTCCCCGGGGGGTGGAAGGGGAGCTGCTGGGAGGGATGAGATTGAACTGGttggaggggaaagagaagagagcaggAGCATTAGAACCCAAGCAGCTGTCCCTGCATCCATTGCTGTCCAGCGTGGGGGCGGGGTAGTTTGGGCAGGAACGGCCTCCTCAAGGTGCCTCGGGGCTGTCGGAAGCACGGATCACTTTCCCAGTGAGCCAGAGCCCTTCCTCGTGTGCCCAGCTCAGCCCCCCACACCCCAGCCTGGCCCTGTCTGCTGCGCTGACCTTACCTCGGCTAAGTCAGGAGACAGTCGGGGTCACTGAGAGCTGGggaggcagtggggaggggggctgcTGGATCACAACTGAGCGAGGACGGAGGGAAGCAAAGGACAGAGCCAGGAGCAAGCCCCTGGCGGCGGCGACTGTGGCTTCTGCCCACCCTACATACTTCACAGACAGGTGCAGGTCGGCAGGCGCCCTGTGGGACAGCCCTGCCTCCAAGACCCCTCATCACTCCCCACCCAGAACCCGTGCATCCTGCCCCACCTGCAGCCCATCAGCTCTTCCATGCCAAATCCCCCCAGCTAACGAGAACTCACGAATCCTGTCATCGGCTCCTCCTGGAAATCCAGGCGCCTGGCCGGGCTGCTCACCTTGGGGGTGTCCGATGTAGGGGTAGGGTGAGGGTGTGGAAGCTGAGAGTGCAGGCACCCCGCTCTGGGGCACCGCGCCTTGGGGGGGGCCCCCATGGCTCTGGGGTGGGTGCAGCAGCATCACCTGGGGCGGGTGGGGAGCCCCAGGGTGTGGGGGCGGGGCtgctgtaattccagtttggaCATGGGCCTGCGGAAGACAGAAAGCAGCTGGGAGCGCCACTACCGAGTGCCCTGCATTGGAGCACGCAGTAGGGTCACACCAGGGACTCCTGGGAACGGGACTACCCAGGGCTCAGGTCCTCATGGCAGAACAGAGCCAGCCAAAGCAGGTTCCGCGGGCCCTTACCTGGGTGACATGGGCCATGTTGGGGAAGCCGTGGGGCAGCTGCTGGTGGGCATGGATGGCATACACAGCGGCTGGCTGGGGGAAGCTGCTCTGGGGGGACTGCGCAGAAGGCCCCGGCGGCAGAGAGGGTGGCGTGCCCGTCAGGGCCCCTGGGTGGTACAGATTCTGCTGTGGCTGTCCACTGCCCAGGTGTGGGGCCTGCCCTGCCTGGTGCTgtcggggagggggggaggggaaggatgaGTGCCATCCCCTCCTCCGGTACCCAAGCCTTCTGGCCTGCTAACCCCACCCTGATATTCTCCACTGGGGAATACTCCAAGCTCTACCTCCTTTTACCCACTCCTGCCCAACCACTCGGATCCCCCACGGCAGGCACCTGGACAGGACTGGGGGCTGCATGCTGGGACTGTGGCTGGCTCCCAGTAGGCGTGGTGGCCGGCTGCGGCTGGTGGGCATGGAGCTGCGTGGCATGGTGTGGGTAGGACTGGTGGACAGTGGCTGCCgcgggaaggggaaagagaatcAGTGCCGGGCACACCCAAGGGAGCAGAGGCCCAGCCTGGGGGGGAGGGCCAGAACTCACCATAAAGGGCTTGGGGGGTGGGCTGCTCTGCAGAAGGGTACTGAGGGGTGGACGACGACACGAtggcctggggatggctccccgATGTCAGCATGCGCGGGTTGCTTTGAAGCATGGGGGCAAATACCGGCTGAAGTGGCAAGGAGAGAAGGGTCGGCACAGCGGAAGACGCGGAAGGCAGGACCTCTGCACAGCACTGCGCTGGCCGGTCCCTGCTCCCTTGCTGGGCGTTCACAACAGCCTAACTACGCAGATGCTGTTCTACCAACACTTTTAATAGAGAAAATACACTAAGGCGTGGGTGTTGAAGTGCCTTGCAACAGGCCCTACAGAGCCAGGGCCAAAGCCCGCCTGACACCACTGTCCAGAACACTGCCTGCCTCTCACCCAGCCAGAATGTGGGTGGAGCTGGGGCCGCTAGCAGGGCTTCTGTATCCCCAAGTTCCTTCCGGGTGGGCGGCAGTCACCTGGGAGGGGTAGTGGGCCATGGGCTGCATCATGGCGGGCTGGCCTGGGAACTGCTGTGGGTTGTAGGGGATGTAAGAAGAGTAAGGTGTGGCAGCCACCAGAGGGGGGCCGGCAGCGGCGGCAGCCTGCATCATCGGAGGGGCTGAGGCTGGCTGGTGTTGGTCCGAGCGCTGGGGGGGCAgggagcctgggggtgggggtaagaGAGTACGGAGCTCAAGCTCCATCTGccaggaagcagtgggcagcCATCCCCACGGCCCCTCCCAACTCTGCTCACCTTTCGCTCCCCGGTACTTGCCCTGCTGTCCAGGCACTGAGTTGGAGACAGGATATGGATACATCTGAGGTGCCTAGGAACAAGAACACAAATGAGGCTGAATGACATGTTACAAATGCTCAGGACAGGCCTGGCCCGGCCTTCTGCCAGCCCAACCAGACCTCTTCCCCTGGGCTCACCCGGTCTCTTCCCCTACCTGAACAGCTGGTCCCATGTGGATCTGAGGTATGTAGGATATGTACTGGGGGCTATACAGCCCGCTCTGGCCTGCTGTCAGCACCGGGATAGAGGGAGTAGAATGAGTCCGGGGCCCCGGAGAAGTCGGAGTACTGGTGGACTTGTTCTTTGAGACAaaggaaaatgtatataaaataccttacagtttctGTCTCCCACAGCAACCCCCTTGCTGACGGCCACAGCATTTACAGGGGGAGTGCTGTGGGCCAAACATTCTATACTCTTATCTTGATTAAGCCTCATATCATATCCTATGGAATAGACACAAATTATAGGTGACAAAACAAATTAAGTAGCTTGTCATAAAGCTTATAAATACAAAAGTTCAAGCCAAGTCAGTAGGCCCAAATGAAGCCTAGGCTCATAAGGATCACACTCAGACACTCCCTGGGCCAATGCCAAGTCTCAGAAACCCACCGATGCTGGTCGGGCACATCGCAATCCCTTGACACCACCCTGAAACAGGTCCGTTTTCCCAAACCAGCCCGACCGCGCCACTCTCCCAATCTCACCACAGACAGCAGAGGCTTTGTGGGGTTGAATTCCTTGGCATTAGGATTTAATGTTGACTTCTTCACTTGtctatgagagaaaaataaagtaaccCTCCAAGGCTTGCCCTCATCACCTGACACCTGCCCTGCTCCACCCCCGCTCCACCTACTCAGCAACAGGGCCCTCGTCCTTGTCGTCTCCCTTGATGAGGCCCACTGGGGGGCTGCCGGCTTGGCTTGGGCAAGGTGGTGGCGGCTGATCTGGCCCTTCGGTGCCTCCTGCTGGTGGCAGGGGTGCTTTGTCCTCTTTATCCAATATGGACTCTGTCTTAGAAGAGCCTGGGGACCCCAAGGGCTCTGAAGTCAACAGAACATcaacttccttctccttccctttggcCTCCTCCTTTAAGATCCGGGGAGGAAAAGGGTCCAGACTGATCTCGGGAGAACTACTGGGCTGAAGCTGGAAGGAGAGAGTCACACGTACAACACTGGGCCAGACGTCAGGCCCTGCTTGCCTCCACCCTTGTTCCATCTCCCCTAGCCCACCCTGTCCTGTGCCTTCCACCAGCCCACACGCCCACTGCACCCTCACTGTTCACATCTCAGCTCACTCCCACACTTCTCTCACCTTAAACTGGGCCCCAAACTTTCTCAGTTCTTCCAGCTGAAAGCGTTTCTGTTCATTCTGAAGGCCAGGGACTATaagaaacagtaaaaaagaaaacatccatTTCTTTTCTCAAAGGTGGCTACATGGTACCATCAAGCCcacagaacaaaacaacaaaaacaaaaaacaggagttTCTGAGAATCTTGTTAAAAGAAGTTAGGGTCAAAGGTCTAACAAACATTGTTTTTGAGTCCCAACAACTTTCCTAACTGAAACCCTCTCCTAATCAAAGAGGCAATAGActttagcaggaaaaaaaatcctcaccTTTCCCAGATATCCGGGACAGCTCCTGGGATTCCAGAGTTCTCCCAGGTTCCTTGATGGCAAGTTCTTTTACTGAGCAAGAAGAGAAGATGGTCTGAAGGTCTCTCTTCCAAGAACCTTCATACTGTCCACAGCCCTCAACCACCTGGCTCTTACCATCTGCAGGGCAGAGTGAGATCTTTGGAGAAGCTGGGGAAAGAGAGCCTACTCCAGGGTCCACAACCGATGATGTCACAGGGATGGGAGCTGAAGAGGTCGGTACTGCTGATCCGATGGGAGGCTCAGGACAGGAAGCCGAGACTGGGGCAGGGGCGGCTGACTTGGGAGAGCGTGGGGGGTACATCCGGCCCactggaagaaaaggaaaagctgtACAATGGTTACTGCAGGTCAATCTGCAGTAGGTAGAAAGGACTTACTAAAAACACCAAGTTTATATACTTCTTACACACAAGGCCACAAACCTAAATGCCTAAAGGGCAAGGCAGGTAATAAGTAGGTAAAATGGCTTCATCAGCATCATGAAAGACTTTAAGGGGTGGTTACGATCAGTTCCAGCCAACCAAAGCTATTAGCAAGACAGGTCCGTGTCGGAGGAACTTCTGTATTTCAACAGAAATTAGAAATTTCCAAGCATAACCCCCCTCCCCAAATACCTTGCACATCCTCAAACAGTCTCTCACCCCAGCATTCCAACAACTGACGTTATTTATATTCCTCTACCAATCTCTACCCATTTCTCCATATAAGACTACTGAAATTTTACCTGCAGAAGGGGGTGGAACAGAGGCTTCTCCAGAAGGCCTAGTGCTGGGTGAAGACAGAGTCTTGGCACCTCTCATAGGCCGCTGTGCCTTAGGGGACATGCGAgaagggcctatttttttttaaagatgggaaaGAAGAGGCAAAGTATCCGCCATTACATTACCACCATCGATCCACCATCCTTCCAACCCTTCTAAGTCCTCCCAGTTACCCTTCCCACCCCTTTCCTGCTCCCCACAAAAGTCTGCTTCACAACTCACCTCCATTAATACCACGtgcctcagagcccgggccaggGCTGCTACTGTCAAGATGGTGAGGTCCGCGAGGTGGCAAAGAGCTAAGGCCAGGCCGGCCGCCCCGAGAACTACTGCAACGAACTCCTCCCCGGGGACCTTCTCGAACTCGCTGGGGTAGCGGGATATACTTTCCCTCCCTGGGGGTGCAGGGAAGGAAGGGTTCAAATGAGGTCAAGCAGCCGCAAAACCCACTTTGGAAAGATAAAGCCCTTCCTTCTAAAGTCCacattccacacacacacacacacacacacacacacacacacacatcctctctctctctctctgtctctctacctggCTCCAGCTTTTTGCACTACCCCACTTAAAGATCTGTCCTGTTTAACATTCTATGGCTACAGGCTTATGACTTTATGCTGTGTCAACCCTGACTGAAACAACCAGGCTAGTGCCCCACGATGCTACCGCTCCTGACCTATGAGAAAAACAGTATGCATATCTCACTATAGATAAAGCGCATCCTTTACAAGATACAGATCATCCCATACAGTTTGATTTCTTTTCACAGAATAGGACAAACATATAGACCAATATGCAtaggaaaaaagagaacataTATCAAAACTCtgatgcctggccaggcagtggcgcagtggatagagcgtcggactgggatgcgaaaggacccaggttcaagaccccaaggttgctggctcaagcaaggggttactcggtctgctaaggcggtcaaggcacatatgagaaagcaatcaatgaacaactaaggtgttgcaagaaaaactgatgattgatgcttctcatctctctccattccagtctgtctgtccctatctatccctctgacttcctgtctctgtaaaaaacaacaacaacaacaaaaaaaaccctcagccctggccggttgtctctggtagagcgtcggcctggcgtgcaggagtcccgggttcgattcccggccagggcacacaggagaagcgcccatctgcttctccacccctccccctctcctttctctctgtctctctcttcccctcccgcagccgaggctccattggagcaaagatggcccgggcgctggggatggctccttggcctctgccccaggcgctagagtggctctggtcgcagcagagcgacgccccggaggggcagagcttcgccccctggtgggcgtgccacgtggatcccagtcgggcgcatgcgggagtctgtctg
Proteins encoded in this region:
- the ATXN2L gene encoding ataxin-2-like protein isoform X14, yielding MLKPQPPQQTSQPQQPPPTQQAVARRPPGGTSPPNGGLPGSLASTSAPPGPPAAASPCLGPVAAAGSGLRRGAEGILAPQPPPQHQERPGPAAIGSARGQSTGKGPPQSPVFEGVYNNSRMLHFLTAVVGSTCDVKVKNGTTYEGIFKTLSSKFELAVDAVHRKAPEPVGGPRREDIVDTMVFKPSDVMLVHFRNVDFNYATKDKFTDSAIAMNSKVNGEHKEKVLQRWEGGDSNSDDYDLESDMSNGWDPNEMFKFNEENYGVKTTYDSSLSSYTVPLEKDNSEEFRQRELRAAQLAREIESSPQYRLRIAMENDDGRTEEEKHSAVQRQGSGRESPSLVSREGKYIPLPQRVREGPRGGVRCSSSRGGRPGLSSLPPRGPHHLDSSSPGPGSEARGINGGPSRMSPKAQRPMRGAKTLSSPSTRPSGEASVPPPSAVGRMYPPRSPKSAAPAPVSASCPEPPIGSAVPTSSAPIPVTSSVVDPGVGSLSPASPKISLCPADVKELAIKEPGRTLESQELSRISGKVPGLQNEQKRFQLEELRKFGAQFKLQPSSSPEISLDPFPPRILKEEAKGKEKEVDVLLTSEPLGSPGSSKTESILDKEDKAPLPPAGGTEGPDQPPPPCPSQAGSPPVGLIKGDDKDEGPVAEQVKKSTLNPNAKEFNPTKPLLSVNKSTSTPTSPGPRTHSTPSIPVLTAGQSGLYSPQYISYIPQIHMGPAVQAPQMYPYPVSNSVPGQQGKYRGAKGSLPPQRSDQHQPASAPPMMQAAAAAGPPLVAATPYSSYIPYNPQQFPGQPAMMQPMAHYPSQPVFAPMLQSNPRMLTSGSHPQAIVSSSTPQYPSAEQPTPQALYATVHQSYPHHATQLHAHQPQPATTPTGSQPQSQHAAPSPVQHQAGQAPHLGSGQPQQNLYHPGALTGTPPSLPPGPSAQSPQSSFPQPAAVYAIHAHQQLPHGFPNMAHVTQAHVQTGITAAPPPHPGAPHPPQVMLLHPPQSHGGPPQGAVPQSGVPALSASTPSPYPYIGHPQAPLPPPGELKIVLAAT
- the ATXN2L gene encoding ataxin-2-like protein isoform X10, giving the protein MLKPQPPQQTSQPQQPPPTQQAVARRPPGGTSPPNGGLPGSLASTSAPPGPPAAASPCLGPVAAAGSGLRRGAEGILAPQPPPQHQERPGPAAIGSARGQSTGKGPPQSPVFEGVYNNSRMLHFLTAVVGSTCDVKVKNGTTYEGIFKTLSSKFELAVDAVHRKAPEPVGGPRREDIVDTMVFKPSDVMLVHFRNVDFNYATKDKFTDSAIAMNSKVNGEHKEKVLQRWEGGDSNSDDYDLESDMSNGWDPNEMFKFNEENYGVKTTYDSSLSSYTVPLEKDNSEEFRQRELRAAQLAREIESSPQYRLRIAMENDDGRTEEEKHSAVQRQGSGRESPSLVSREGKYIPLPQRVREGPRGGVRCSSSRGGRPGLSSLPPRGPHHLDSSSPGPGSEARGINGGPSRMSPKAQRPMRGAKTLSSPSTRPSGEASVPPPSAAFPFLPVGRMYPPRSPKSAAPAPVSASCPEPPIGSAVPTSSAPIPVTSSVVDPGVGSLSPASPKISLCPADVKELAIKEPGRTLESQELSRISGKVPGLQNEQKRFQLEELRKFGAQFKLQPSSSPEISLDPFPPRILKEEAKGKEKEVDVLLTSEPLGSPGSSKTESILDKEDKAPLPPAGGTEGPDQPPPPCPSQAGSPPVGLIKGDDKDEGPVAEQVKKSTLNPNAKEFNPTKPLLSVNKSTSTPTSPGPRTHSTPSIPVLTAGQSGLYSPQYISYIPQIHMGPAVQAPQMYPYPVSNSVPGQQGKYRGAKGSLPPQRSDQHQPASAPPMMQAAAAAGPPLVAATPYSSYIPYNPQQFPGQPAMMQPMAHYPSQPVFAPMLQSNPRMLTSGSHPQAIVSSSTPQYPSAEQPTPQALYATVHQSYPHHATQLHAHQPQPATTPTGSQPQSQHAAPSPVQHQAGQAPHLGSGQPQQNLYHPGALTGTPPSLPPGPSAQSPQSSFPQPAAVYAIHAHQQLPHGFPNMAHVTQAHVQTGITAAPPPHPGAPHPPQVMLLHPPQSHGGPPQGAVPQSGVPALSASTPSPYPYIGHPQAPLPPPGELKIVLAAT
- the ATXN2L gene encoding ataxin-2-like protein isoform X8 — translated: MLKPQPPQQTSQPQQPPPTQQAVARRPPGGTSPPNGGLPGSLASTSAPPGPPAAASPCLGPVAAAGSGLRRGAEGILAPQPPPQHQERPGPAAIGSARGQSTGKGPPQSPVFEGVYNNSRMLHFLTAVVGSTCDVKVKNGTTYEGIFKTLSSKFELAVDAVHRKAPEPVGGPRREDIVDTMVFKPSDVMLVHFRNVDFNYATKDKFTDSAIAMNSKVNGEHKEKVLQRWEGGDSNSDDYDLESDMSNGWDPNEMFKFNEENYGVKTTYDSSLSSYTVPLEKDNSEEFRQRELRAAQLAREIESSPQYRLRIAMENDDGRTEEEKHSAVQRQGSGRESPSLVSREGKYIPLPQRVREGPRGGVRCSSSRGGRPGLSSLPPRGPHHLDSSSPGPGSEARGINGGPSRMSPKAQRPMRGAKTLSSPSTRPSGEASVPPPSAVGRMYPPRSPKSAAPAPVSASCPEPPIGSAVPTSSAPIPVTSSVVDPGVGSLSPASPKISLCPADVKELAIKEPGRTLESQELSRISGKVPGLQNEQKRFQLEELRKFGAQFKLQPSSSPEISLDPFPPRILKEEAKGKEKEVDVLLTSEPLGSPGSSKTESILDKEDKAPLPPAGGTEGPDQPPPPCPSQAGSPPVGLIKGDDKDEGPVAEQVKKSTLNPNAKEFNPTKPLLSVNKSTSTPTSPGPRTHSTPSIPVLTAGQSGLYSPQYISYIPQIHMGPAVQAPQMYPYPVSNSVPGQQGKYRGAKGSLPPQRSDQHQPASAPPMMQAAAAAGPPLVAATPYSSYIPYNPQQFPGQPAMMQPMAHYPSQPVFAPMLQSNPRMLTSGSHPQAIVSSSTPQYPSAEQPTPQALYATVHQSYPHHATQLHAHQPQPATTPTGSQPQSQHAAPSPVQHQAGQAPHLGSGQPQQNLYHPGALTGTPPSLPPGPSAQSPQSSFPQPAAVYAIHAHQQLPHGFPNMAHVTQAHVQTGITAAPPPHPGAPHPPQVMLLHPPQSHGGPPQGAVPQSGVPALSASTPSPYPYIGHPQGEQPGQAPGFPGGADDRIPPLPPPGELKIVLAAT
- the ATXN2L gene encoding ataxin-2-like protein isoform X11; translated protein: MLKPQPPQQTSQPQQPPPTQQAVARRPPGGTSPPNGGLPGSLASTSAPPGPPAAASPCLGPVAAAGSGLRRGAEGILAPQPPPQHQERPGPAAIGSARGQSTGKGPPQSPVFEGVYNNSRMLHFLTAVVGSTCDVKVKNGTTYEGIFKTLSSKFELAVDAVHRKAPEPVGGPRREDIVDTMVFKPSDVMLVHFRNVDFNYATKDKFTDSAIAMNSKVNGEHKEKVLQRWEGGDSNSDDYDLESDMSNGWDPNEMFKFNEENYGVKTTYDSSLSSYTVPLEKDNSEEFRQRELRAAQLAREIESSPQYRLRIAMENDDGRTEEEKHSAVQRQGSGRESPSLVSREGKYIPLPQRVREGPRGGVRCSSSRGGRPGLSSLPPRGPHHLDSSSPGPGSEARGINGGPSRMSPKAQRPMRGAKTLSSPSTRPSGEASVPPPSAAFPFLPVGRMYPPRSPKSAAPAPVSASCPEPPIGSAVPTSSAPIPVTSSVVDPGVGSLSPASPKISLCPADVKELAIKEPGRTLESQELSRISGKVPGLQNEQKRFQLEELRKFGAQFKLQPSSSPEISLDPFPPRILKEEAKGKEKEVDVLLTSEPLGSPGSSKTESILDKEDKAPLPPAGGTEGPDQPPPPCPSQAGSPPVGLIKGDDKDEGPVAEQVKKSTLNPNAKEFNPTKPLLSVNKSTSTPTSPGPRTHSTPSIPVLTAGQSGLYSPQYISYIPQIHMGPAVQAPQMYPYPVSNSVPGQQGKYRGAKGSLPPQRSDQHQPASAPPMMQAAAAAGPPLVAATPYSSYIPYNPQQFPGQPAMMQPMAHYPSQPVFAPMLQSNPRMLTSGSHPQAIVSSSTPQYPSAEQPTPQALYATVHQSYPHHATQLHAHQPQPATTPTGSQPQSQHAAPSPVQHQAGQAPHLGSGQPQQNLYHPGALTGTPPSLPPGPSAQSPQSSFPQPAAVYAIHAHQQLPHGFPNMAHVTQAHVQTGITAAPPPHPGAPHPPQVMLLHPPQSHGGPPQGAVPQSGVPALSASTPSPYPYIGHPQEKGRETDLPSHAFIG
- the ATXN2L gene encoding ataxin-2-like protein isoform X6, translated to MLKPQPPQQTSQPQQPPPTQQAVARRPPGGTSPPNGGLPGSLASTSAPPGPPAAASPCLGPVAAAGSGLRRGAEGILAPQPPPQHQERPGPAAIGSARGQSTGKGPPQSPVFEGVYNNSRMLHFLTAVVGSTCDVKVKNGTTYEGIFKTLSSKFELAVDAVHRKAPEPVGGPRREDIVDTMVFKPSDVMLVHFRNVDFNYATKDKFTDSAIAMNSKVNGEHKEKVLQRWEGGDSNSDDYDLESDMSNGWDPNEMFKFNEENYGVKTTYDSSLSSYTVPLEKDNSEEFRQRELRAAQLAREIESSPQYRLRIAMENDDGRTEEEKHSAVQRQGSGRESPSLVSREGKYIPLPQRVREGPRGGVRCSSSRGGRPGLSSLPPRGPHHLDSSSPGPGSEARGINGGPSRMSPKAQRPMRGAKTLSSPSTRPSGEASVPPPSAAFPFLPVGRMYPPRSPKSAAPAPVSASCPEPPIGSAVPTSSAPIPVTSSVVDPGVGSLSPASPKISLCPADVKELAIKEPGRTLESQELSRISGKVPGLQNEQKRFQLEELRKFGAQFKLQPSSSPEISLDPFPPRILKEEAKGKEKEVDVLLTSEPLGSPGSSKTESILDKEDKAPLPPAGGTEGPDQPPPPCPSQAGSPPVGLIKGDDKDEGPVAEQVKKSTLNPNAKEFNPTKPLLSVNKSTSTPTSPGPRTHSTPSIPVLTAGQSGLYSPQYISYIPQIHMGPAVQAPQMYPYPVSNSVPGQQGKYRGAKGSLPPQRSDQHQPASAPPMMQAAAAAGPPLVAATPYSSYIPYNPQQFPGQPAMMQPMAHYPSQPVFAPMLQSNPRMLTSGSHPQAIVSSSTPQYPSAEQPTPQALYATVHQSYPHHATQLHAHQPQPATTPTGSQPQSQHAAPSPVQHQAGQAPHLGSGQPQQNLYHPGALTGTPPSLPPGPSAQSPQSSFPQPAAVYAIHAHQQLPHGFPNMAHVTQAHVQTGITAAPPPHPGAPHPPQVMLLHPPQSHGGPPQGAVPQSGVPALSASTPSPYPYIGHPQGEQPGQAPGFPGGADDRIPPLPPPGELKIVLAAT